The segment GCCTGGCGCCCATGGCTGCAAGTGGCCCTGCCGCTGCTGCTGATGACCGGATTCGGCATTCTGCTCAACCAGCTCGGCGTCCTGATGGTCGGCTCGATGCTGGGCCCCGCCGACGCCGGTATCTTCGCCGTCGCCACCCAGCTCGCCACCCTGGTCAGCTTCTTTCTCGGCTCCATCAACAACGTCGTCGCGCCGCGAATCTCCGAGCTGTACCACGCCGGCAACAACGCGGACCTCCAACGCATGCTCTCCACGGTGGTGCATTGGATCTTCTGGCCCTCGCTGCTGGTGGGCCTGGTCCTGGTCGTCGCGGCCCGCCCCATTCTTTCGCTCTTCGGCCCGGATTTTGCCGCGGGCGCCGCCCCCTCCGTCCTGATCATTCTCGTGGCCGGTAATCTCGTCAACGCCGCCGCCGGATCCGTCGGCCTCATCATGAACGTCACCGGCCACCAGAACCTCAACGCCGTCGTCTATGGAAGCAGCGCCGCCTTGAATGTCCTGCTGAACATCCTCTTGCTTCCCCGGTACGGTGTCGCCGGCGGCGCCGCAGCCATGACGGCCACGATGATCCTGTGGAATGTGCTCCTAGTCTGGATCGTTGCCCGCCGGCTGCGGCTGCACCCTTCGATTTTTAGCGCTTGGAGGAACCATGGCAGGCCGGGACGCTAAGTTATCGAGCGGCGCCCTCTCCGCCAACATTCGTGAGCCACTTCGGTTCCCTTGAATCTTTGCAGAAAAGGGCGAATTGGAGGTCCCGTATTGAAGCACAAGGCGATTACTGGTTCTCCTGGCCGCGCGCCTTCGACT is part of the Acidobacteriota bacterium genome and harbors:
- a CDS encoding flippase, which codes for MAHDGLMHRVARGTAIVAILQVAGMALGYLAQVVLARLLGTYEYGIYRYAFSWITLIGTLACLGFPTALQRYIPQHAGDKQWGLLKGLILGSRLLVMGAGLLAAALAAAVFHQAAGRWLDPAQARALMIGAWIIPIFALFVLNTQLARSFHRMTVAFLPWNIGRPAAALLAAGSLYWLLEPTGLDALLAFGGCLAVFMLLQWAWVWRAYPEPARLAPTAWAWRPWLQVALPLLLMTGFGILLNQLGVLMVGSMLGPADAGIFAVATQLATLVSFFLGSINNVVAPRISELYHAGNNADLQRMLSTVVHWIFWPSLLVGLVLVVAARPILSLFGPDFAAGAAPSVLIILVAGNLVNAAAGSVGLIMNVTGHQNLNAVVYGSSAALNVLLNILLLPRYGVAGGAAAMTATMILWNVLLVWIVARRLRLHPSIFSAWRNHGRPGR